Proteins co-encoded in one bacterium genomic window:
- a CDS encoding GspH/FimT family pseudopilin has protein sequence MKRRVLRKGVTLLEIVTIIVIAGILVASLFFILRPFGNKLRLSGAALKLKQDLSLARQRALETGSDCAVEFFPDSNPQYWRIMRSESGTLWVEEGRTELPRQIRFGVGKDVLTSLGLGAIPSDGISFSGNRVVFGPRSGASSAGTVYFTDGDKTVAVNVNTVGTAIVRKFQNGGWE, from the coding sequence GTGAAAAGGCGAGTGCTGCGAAAAGGTGTTACTTTACTTGAAATAGTAACCATAATAGTAATAGCAGGTATACTTGTAGCGTCGTTATTTTTCATCCTGCGTCCGTTTGGGAACAAACTCAGGCTTTCCGGAGCTGCGCTAAAACTCAAACAGGACCTCTCACTCGCAAGGCAAAGAGCGCTTGAGACGGGTTCTGATTGCGCAGTAGAATTTTTCCCTGATTCGAACCCGCAATATTGGCGAATAATGCGTTCTGAGTCGGGAACATTATGGGTTGAGGAAGGCAGGACGGAGCTTCCCAGACAGATAAGGTTCGGAGTCGGAAAGGATGTATTAACTTCCCTCGGACTTGGAGCTATCCCCAGCGATGGAATATCGTTTTCGGGAAACAGAGTTGTTTTCGGACCTCGTTCAGGAGCATCTTCAGCAGGGACAGTATATTTTACCGATGGTGACAAAACTGTCGCCGTGAATGTTAACACTGTGGGAACCGCAATAGTTAGAAAGTTTCAAAATGGCGGGTGGGAATAA
- the pyrG gene encoding CTP synthase (glutamine hydrolyzing) encodes MKKTEKTPKFIVITGGVLSGLGKGISTASIGHLLKSRLRVIPIKCDGYLNTDPGTMNPIEHGEVFVLDDGGEVDMDFGHYERFIGVTCKTKWNLTMGKIYARILERERRGDFLGKTVQLIPHVTDEIKSHFWEIAREENADIVLIEIGGTVGDMENELFIEAVRQLGQDVGPQNIMYIHLTYIPIPKNVGEHKTKPTQQSVKLLNERGIRPDVIIGRSEKKLPQKVKDKISLFCNIPPKSVISGDDVATVYEIPLRYDEQGLTAIIHQRLNIYSPPKLDRWKKLVQNILNPKKEVTIAICGKYTALHDSYASIIEALTHAGAHLETKVNIKWIETTRIEQKKISVEKALAKVDGVIVPGGFGVRGIEGKMAVIKYCRENKIPFLGICYGMQLAIIEFARNVCKLEGANTTEAAEEGIEVKHPVICLLPSQKGLKKKGGTMRLGGQDVKIKPGTMAYKIYRKEFIRQRFRHRYEVNPDYVHIFEEKGLVFSGYEPKENIMQIMELPDHPFFIGVQYHPELVSKLEHPEPLFYHLVKNALKRAEKRVKVERGLL; translated from the coding sequence ATGAAGAAAACCGAAAAAACTCCGAAATTCATAGTTATAACTGGCGGAGTGCTTTCCGGGCTTGGCAAGGGAATTTCAACCGCAAGCATAGGGCATCTTCTAAAATCCCGACTAAGAGTTATTCCAATAAAGTGCGATGGTTATCTTAACACCGACCCCGGCACGATGAATCCCATAGAGCACGGAGAGGTATTCGTTCTCGATGATGGCGGTGAGGTCGATATGGACTTCGGACACTACGAACGATTTATCGGGGTCACATGCAAAACCAAGTGGAACCTTACCATGGGCAAAATTTACGCTCGGATACTTGAGAGAGAAAGGCGTGGCGATTTCCTCGGGAAAACGGTACAGCTAATACCCCATGTGACGGATGAGATAAAGTCGCATTTCTGGGAGATAGCTCGCGAAGAAAATGCGGACATAGTGCTTATAGAGATAGGCGGTACTGTTGGCGACATGGAAAACGAGCTTTTCATCGAGGCAGTAAGGCAGCTTGGACAGGATGTTGGACCGCAAAACATAATGTACATTCACCTCACATACATACCAATCCCGAAAAATGTTGGAGAGCACAAAACCAAGCCAACCCAGCAAAGCGTTAAACTTCTCAACGAGCGCGGAATAAGACCAGATGTAATAATAGGTCGCTCGGAGAAGAAACTTCCTCAAAAAGTTAAGGACAAAATTTCGCTTTTCTGCAACATACCGCCAAAATCAGTTATCTCGGGAGATGATGTGGCAACCGTCTACGAGATACCTCTACGATATGACGAACAGGGGCTTACAGCTATAATACATCAGCGACTAAACATATACTCGCCCCCAAAACTTGATAGGTGGAAAAAATTGGTTCAAAACATTCTCAATCCTAAAAAAGAGGTAACCATTGCTATATGCGGAAAATACACGGCGCTTCACGATTCATACGCTTCGATAATCGAGGCACTAACTCATGCGGGAGCTCATCTTGAAACTAAAGTAAACATAAAATGGATTGAAACAACGCGAATAGAGCAAAAGAAAATTTCTGTCGAGAAAGCTCTGGCAAAAGTTGACGGTGTTATAGTCCCCGGTGGTTTCGGTGTGAGAGGAATTGAGGGCAAGATGGCAGTAATAAAGTATTGCCGGGAGAACAAAATCCCATTTCTGGGAATATGCTATGGCATGCAGCTTGCTATAATAGAATTCGCGCGCAATGTCTGCAAACTCGAGGGAGCCAACACCACCGAAGCAGCCGAGGAAGGAATAGAGGTTAAACACCCGGTCATATGCCTTCTTCCCTCGCAGAAGGGGCTCAAGAAAAAGGGCGGCACAATGCGTCTTGGGGGGCAGGATGTTAAGATTAAGCCGGGCACCATGGCATACAAAATTTACCGTAAAGAGTTCATACGCCAGCGTTTCAGGCATCGCTATGAGGTCAATCCTGATTATGTTCACATTTTCGAGGAAAAGGGACTCGTATTTTCAGGCTACGAGCCTAAAGAAAACATAATGCAGATAATGGAACTCCCTGACCATCCCTTCTTCATAGGTGTTCAGTATCATCCCGAGCTCGTTTCAAAACTTGAGCACCCTGAGCCGCTTTTCTACCATCTCGTCAAAAATGCGCTCAAACGCGCAGAAAAGAGAGTTAAGGTTGAGAGGGGGTTGTTGTAG